The following are encoded in a window of Rissa tridactyla isolate bRisTri1 chromosome 15, bRisTri1.patW.cur.20221130, whole genome shotgun sequence genomic DNA:
- the SMURF2 gene encoding E3 ubiquitin-protein ligase SMURF2 isoform X2 has translation MSPYSLQNEAVHKFWSSRRQRGVSLQSRDRIGTGGQVVDCSRLFDNDLPDGWEERRTASGRIQYLNHITRTTQWERPTRPASEYSSPGRPLSCFVDENTPITGTNGATCGQSSDPRLAERRVRSQRHRNYMSRTHLHTPPDLPEGYEQRTTQQGQVYFLHTQTGVSTWHDPRVPRDLSNINCEELGPLPPGWEIRNTATGRVYFVDHNNRTTQFTDPRLSANLHLVLNRQNQLKDQQHQQQQVVSLCQLPDEAECLTVPRYKRDLVQKLKILRQELSQQQPQAGHCRIEVSREEIFEESYRQVMKMRPKDLWKRLMIKFRGEEGLDYGGVAREWLYLLSHEMLNPYYGLFQYSRDDIYTLQINPDSAVNPEHLSYFHFVGRIMGMAVFHGHYIDGGFTLPFYKQLLGKPITLDDMELVDPDLHNSLVWILENDITGVLDHTFCVEHNAYGEIIQHELKPNGKSIPVTEENKKEYVRLYVNWRFLRGIEAQFLALQKGFNEVIPQHLLKTFDEKELELIICGLGKIDVNDWKANTRLKHCTPDSNIVKWFWKAVEFFDEERRARLLQFVTGSSRVPLQGFKALQGAAGPRLFTIHQIDASTNNLPKAHTCFNRIDIPPYESYDKLYEKLLTAIEETCGFAVE, from the exons GTGGGAGGAGCGGAGGACTGCTTCTGGAAGGATCCAGTATTTAAATCATATTACACGAACAACTCAGTGGGAGCGACCAACACG GCCAGCATCTGAATACTCCAGTCCAGGCAGACCCCTGAGCTGTTTTGTAGATGAGAACACTCCAATTACAGGAACGAACGGTGCGACCTGCGGGCAGTCGTCAGATCCCCGGCTGGCGGAGAGGAGAGTCAGGTCACAGAGGCACAGAAATTACATGAGCAGGACACACTTGCACACTCCTCCGGATTTACCTGAAGGATATG AGCAAAGGACGACTCAGCAAGGTCAGGTCTATTTTCTGCATACTCAGACTGGTGTTAGCACGTGGCATGATCCGAGAGTACCTAG GGATCTTAGCAACATCAATTGTGAAGAGCTTGGTCCACTGCCTCCTGGATGGGAGATCCGAAATACAGCAACAGGCAGAGTTTATTTTGTTGACCATAACAACAGGACAACGCAGTTTACAGATCCACGGCTATCTGCTAACTTGCATTTAGTCTTAAA CCGCCAGAATCAACTCAAagaccagcagcaccagcagcagcaggtcgTGTCCCTGTGTCAGCTTCCCGACGAGGCCGAGTGTCTGACCGTGCCGCGCTACAAGCGAGACCTAGTGCAGAAACTCAAGATCCTCAGGCAAGAGCTGTCACAGCAGCAACCTCAAGCTGGCCATTGTCGTATTGAGGTCTCCAGGGAAGAGATTTTTGAG GAATCCTACAGGCAAGTCATGAAGATGAGGCCAAAAGACCTGTGGAAACGATTAATGATAAAATTTCGTGGGGAGGAAGGCCTTGATTATGGAGGCGTTGCCAG ggagTGGCTCTACCTATTGTCCCATGAAATGCTGAATCCATATTATGGTCTTTTCCAATATTCCCGAGATGATATCTATACGCTGCAAATCAACCCAGACTCTGCAGTCAACCCG GAACACTTATCCTATTTCCATTTTGTTGGCCGGATCATGGGGATGGCTGTGTTTCACGGACACTATATCGACGGGGGCTTCACGTTGCCTTTCTACAAGCAGTTGCTAGGGAAGCCAATTACTTTGGATGATATGGAATTGGTTGACCCTGATCTTCATAACAGCTTGGTCTGGATCCT TGAGAATGATATCACGGGGGTCTTAGACCATACATTTTGTGTAGAACACAACGCATACGGGGAAATTATTCAACATGAACTGAAACCCAATGGCAAAAGCATCCCtgtgacagaggaaaacaaaaaggaatacGTCAG ACTTTATGTAAACTGGCGGTTTTTACGAGGAATTGAAGCTCAGTTTCTGGCTCTACAGAAGGGATTTAATGAAGTAATCCCACAACATCTGCTGAAGACATTTGATGAGAAAGAGTTAGAG CTCATCATTTGTGGACTGGGAAAAATTGATGTTAACGACTGGAAGGCAAATACTAGGTTAAAACACTGTACCCCAGACAGCAACATCGTGAAATGGTTCTGGAAAGCCGTGGAGTTTTTCGATGAAGAGAGGAGAGCGCGACTCCTCCAGTTTGTGACCGGCTCGTCCAGGGTGCCTCTGCAGGGCTTCAAGGCGCTACAAG GTGCTGCAGGCCCACGACTATTTACAATCCACCAGATCGATGCCAGCACTAATAACTTGCCGAAAGCTCACACCTG CTTTAACCGAATAGACATTCCTCCTTACGAAAGCTACGACAAGCTGTACGAGAAGCTGCTAACTGCCATTGAAGAAACGTGTGGGTTTGCTGTGGAATGA
- the SMURF2 gene encoding E3 ubiquitin-protein ligase SMURF2 isoform X3, which translates to MSRTHLHTPPDLPEGYEQRTTQQGQVYFLHTQTGVSTWHDPRVPRDLSNINCEELGPLPPGWEIRNTATGRVYFVDHNNRTTQFTDPRLSANLHLVLNRQNQLKDQQHQQQQVVSLCQLPDEAECLTVPRYKRDLVQKLKILRQELSQQQPQAGHCRIEVSREEIFEESYRQVMKMRPKDLWKRLMIKFRGEEGLDYGGVAREWLYLLSHEMLNPYYGLFQYSRDDIYTLQINPDSAVNPEHLSYFHFVGRIMGMAVFHGHYIDGGFTLPFYKQLLGKPITLDDMELVDPDLHNSLVWILENDITGVLDHTFCVEHNAYGEIIQHELKPNGKSIPVTEENKKEYVRLYVNWRFLRGIEAQFLALQKGFNEVIPQHLLKTFDEKELELIICGLGKIDVNDWKANTRLKHCTPDSNIVKWFWKAVEFFDEERRARLLQFVTGSSRVPLQGFKALQGAAGPRLFTIHQIDASTNNLPKAHTCFNRIDIPPYESYDKLYEKLLTAIEETCGFAVE; encoded by the exons ATGAGCAGGACACACTTGCACACTCCTCCGGATTTACCTGAAGGATATG AGCAAAGGACGACTCAGCAAGGTCAGGTCTATTTTCTGCATACTCAGACTGGTGTTAGCACGTGGCATGATCCGAGAGTACCTAG GGATCTTAGCAACATCAATTGTGAAGAGCTTGGTCCACTGCCTCCTGGATGGGAGATCCGAAATACAGCAACAGGCAGAGTTTATTTTGTTGACCATAACAACAGGACAACGCAGTTTACAGATCCACGGCTATCTGCTAACTTGCATTTAGTCTTAAA CCGCCAGAATCAACTCAAagaccagcagcaccagcagcagcaggtcgTGTCCCTGTGTCAGCTTCCCGACGAGGCCGAGTGTCTGACCGTGCCGCGCTACAAGCGAGACCTAGTGCAGAAACTCAAGATCCTCAGGCAAGAGCTGTCACAGCAGCAACCTCAAGCTGGCCATTGTCGTATTGAGGTCTCCAGGGAAGAGATTTTTGAG GAATCCTACAGGCAAGTCATGAAGATGAGGCCAAAAGACCTGTGGAAACGATTAATGATAAAATTTCGTGGGGAGGAAGGCCTTGATTATGGAGGCGTTGCCAG ggagTGGCTCTACCTATTGTCCCATGAAATGCTGAATCCATATTATGGTCTTTTCCAATATTCCCGAGATGATATCTATACGCTGCAAATCAACCCAGACTCTGCAGTCAACCCG GAACACTTATCCTATTTCCATTTTGTTGGCCGGATCATGGGGATGGCTGTGTTTCACGGACACTATATCGACGGGGGCTTCACGTTGCCTTTCTACAAGCAGTTGCTAGGGAAGCCAATTACTTTGGATGATATGGAATTGGTTGACCCTGATCTTCATAACAGCTTGGTCTGGATCCT TGAGAATGATATCACGGGGGTCTTAGACCATACATTTTGTGTAGAACACAACGCATACGGGGAAATTATTCAACATGAACTGAAACCCAATGGCAAAAGCATCCCtgtgacagaggaaaacaaaaaggaatacGTCAG ACTTTATGTAAACTGGCGGTTTTTACGAGGAATTGAAGCTCAGTTTCTGGCTCTACAGAAGGGATTTAATGAAGTAATCCCACAACATCTGCTGAAGACATTTGATGAGAAAGAGTTAGAG CTCATCATTTGTGGACTGGGAAAAATTGATGTTAACGACTGGAAGGCAAATACTAGGTTAAAACACTGTACCCCAGACAGCAACATCGTGAAATGGTTCTGGAAAGCCGTGGAGTTTTTCGATGAAGAGAGGAGAGCGCGACTCCTCCAGTTTGTGACCGGCTCGTCCAGGGTGCCTCTGCAGGGCTTCAAGGCGCTACAAG GTGCTGCAGGCCCACGACTATTTACAATCCACCAGATCGATGCCAGCACTAATAACTTGCCGAAAGCTCACACCTG CTTTAACCGAATAGACATTCCTCCTTACGAAAGCTACGACAAGCTGTACGAGAAGCTGCTAACTGCCATTGAAGAAACGTGTGGGTTTGCTGTGGAATGA